In Streptococcus pneumoniae, the sequence CATATCCATAACATGACCAGATGGACCGATAAACTTGATACCTACTTCTTCACACATGGTCGCAAATTTGGAATTTTCACTGAGAAATCCAAAACCAGGGTGAATAGCTTCTGCCTCAGTCAAGACTGCAGCTGATAGAACTGCATTAATATTGAGATAAGACTCTGTTGCCTTGCCAGGACCAATACAAACTGCTTCATCTGCCAAAAGCGTATGAAGAGCTTCCTTATCAGCAGTTGAATAAACCGCTACCGTCGCAATCCCCAATTCACGTGCCGCACGGATAATACGAACCGCAATTTCACCACGATTGGCAATTAAAATTTTTCGAAACATGGAGAACCTCCTTAGTTCCCAATTGCAAAAGTAAGGATACCACTGGCTGCAAGCTTGCCATCCACTTCAGCCTTTGCTTCAACCACAGCTATGGTGCCACGACGTTTTACAAAAGTCGCTGTCATAACCAATTGGTCGCCTGGTACAACTTGCTTCTTGAACTTAACCTTGTCCATACCAGCGTAAAAGACCAGTTTTCCTTTATTTTCAGGTTTTGATAACTCCAACACACCAGCAGTTTGCGCCAAGGCTTCCATAATCAGAACACCTGGCATAACTGGGTATTGAGGAAAGTGGCCGTTAAAGAAAGGTTCGTTAATGGTCACATTTTTGATAGCAACAATGGTATCCTCGCTCACTTCCAAGACACGGTCCACTAGAAGCATAGGATAACGGTGGGGAAGAGCTTCTTTGATTCCTTGAATATCGATCATTTGATACGTACCAATCCTTTACCAAACTCAACCATTTCTTCGTTAGAGACGAGAATTTCCGTTACCACACCATCCTTAGGAGCTGGGATTTCATTCATGACTTTCATGGCTTCGATAATTACCAATGTTTGACCTTTTTTGACACTATCACCAACTGTAACGAAGGCAGGTTTATCTGGTCCAGCAGCCAAGTAAACCACTCCAACAAGTGGACTCTCTACAAGATTTCCCTCACTAGCCACACTTGCTTCAGCTGGAGCTGGAACTTCTTCTGCTACAGTCTCTGCTGGAGCAGATGTAGGAGCTACTGGACTCGGTGTTGCTAGAACGGGTGCTGGAGCGACTTGAGTTGCAACTTCAGGCACAGGTCTCGCTTCATTCTTGCTAAACTGCAACTCATCCGTCCCATTTTTATAAGAAAATTCTCTCAAACTTGACTGGTCAAATTGAGTCATCAAGTCTTTAATATCGTTTAAATTCATACTTATCTATTCTCCCAACGTTTGAAAGCAAGAACTGCATTGTGGCCTCCAAAACCAAAAGTATTTGAAATAGCGTATGGAATTTCTTTCTCCAAGCCTTGTCCATAAACGACATTAGCTTCGATATAATCTGATACTTCACTTGTCCCAGCTGTCATTGGTACAAAGTTATGACGCATAGCTTCGATGGTGACGATAGCTTCTACTGCACCCGCAGCCCCCAGCAAATGTCCTGTAAAAGACTTGGTTGATGATACAGGTACTTCCTTACCAAGAACAGCTACGATAGCACCACTTTCTCCTTTTTCATTGGCAGGAGTTGACGTTCCGTGAGCATTGACATAGGCTACTTGCTCTGGAGAAATCTCAGCTTCTTCCAAGGCTAGTTTGATGGCCTTGATAGCTCCCTGACCTTCTGGATGTGGAGAAGTCATGTGGTAGGCATCACAAGTATTTCCGTAACCAACCACTTCAGCCAGGATAGTAGCTCCACGTTTTTCAGCGTGTTCAAGACTTTCTAGAACCAACATCCCTGAACCTTCACCCATAACAAACCCATTGCGATCCTTATCAAATGGGATCGAAGCACGAGTTGGATCCTCTGTAGTAGAGAGAGCTGTTAAGGCTTGGAAACCAGCGATGGCAAAAGGTGTGATAGAAGCTTCTGTTCCTCCCACCAACATCACATCTTGGAAACCAAACTTAATGGAGCGGAAGGCATCCCCAATCGCATCATTTGATGAAGAGCAGGCAGTATTGATAGATTTACAAACACCGTTTGCACCAAAACGCATGGCTACATTCCCAGAAGCCATATTTGGTAAAGCTTTTGGAAGAGTCATTGGTTTGACACGTTTGGGTCCTTTTTCATGAAGGCGAAGTACCTGATCTTCAATTTCCTTGATTCCACCAATACCAGATGCAACGATAACACCAAAACGATCCCTATTAAGAGCCTCTACATCAAGATTGGCATGATTTACAGCCTCTTGGGCTGCATACAAGGCATATAAAGAATAGTTATCAAAACGGTTGGTATCTTTTTTTACAAAGTATTTATCGAACGGAAAATCTTGGATTTCTGCCGCATTATGCACATCAAAGTCACTATGATCAAATTTTGTAATGCCACCAATGCCGATTTTCCCAGTTGCTAAACTATTCCAAAATTCTTCTGGTGTATTTCCGATTGGAGATGTTACTCCATAACCTGTTACCACTACTCGATTTAGTTTCATTCTTTTCACCTCTAGCTTTCGCTACATACTTAAGCCACCATCAATGGCAACCACTTGACCAGTTAGATAATCTTGGCCTGCTAAAAATACTGTCAAATCTGCAACCTGCTCTGCCTGCCCAAATTCTTTCATCGGAATCTGAGCTAGTGTAGCTTCCTTAATCTTATCTGATAAGATAGCTGTCATATCAGACTCAATCATTCCTGGAGCAATCACATTGACTCGTATATTCCGACTAGCGACCTCGCGTGCCACAGACTTGGTAAAGCCAATCAAGCCAGCCTTAGAAGCAGCATAATTAGCTTGACCAATATTCCCCATCAAACCAACAACACTAGACATATTAATGATAGCACCTTCTCTGGCTTTCATCATCGGTTTCAAGACTGATTGTGTCATATTAAAGGCACCAGTCAGATTGACCTTGAGCACTTTTTCAAAATCTGCTTCTGTCATCTTGAGCATAAGAGTATCTTGGGTAATCCCTGCATTGTTGACCAAAACATCTACTGAACCCAGTTCTGCAATAGCTTGATCAATCATACGCTTAGCGTCTGCAAAATCTGATACATCTCCTGAAATGGGAACCACCTTGATACCATAGTTTGAAAACTCAGCGAGCAATTCTTCTGAGATTGCCCCACGACTGTTTAAGACAATGTTGGCTCCTGCTTGAGCAAACTTGTGGGCGATGGCAAGACCAATTCCACGACTCGAACCTGTAATAAAGATATTTTTATGTTCTAGTTTCATTTTTTTCCTTTCAAAACTTCTACTTATTTTAGTCTATTTTTCTAAAAGTGCTACTAAACTCGCTTGATCTTCCACATGAGCTAAGTGAGCAGTTTGATCAATTTTTTTAACAAAACCTGACAAGACTTTCCCCGGTCCAATCTCGATAAAGTTGCTTATGCCTGCTTCTTGCATGACCCCAATACTTTCATAGAAACGAACGGGTTCCTTGACCTGACGCGTCAAGAGCTGAGCAATGTCCTCTTTTTGCATCACAGCAGCTTCTGTATTGCCGACTAGGGGACAAGTAAAATCTGAAAAACTTACCTGAGCTAGAGTTTCAGCTAGTTTCTGGCTAGCAGGCTCAAGGAGAGCGGTGTGAAAGGGACCTGACACCTTAAGAGGAATCAAGCGTTTGGCACCTGCTTCTTGCAAAAGTTCAACCGCTCGATCAACTGCAACCACTTCTCCAGCAATGACGATTTGTGCAGGTGTGTTATAGTTGGCTGGAGTAACCACTCCAAGTTCAGAAGCTTTTTGACAGGCTTCTTCAATGACCTCTACTGGCGTATTGAGAACTGCTACCATCTTGCCAGAGTCAGCAGGAGCCGCTTCTTCCATATAGGCTCCACGCTTAGCTACCAAGGCAACCGCATCTTCAAAATCCAAGGCGCCGCTTGCCACCAAGGCAGAGTATTCTCCAAGAGACAAACCAGCAACCATATCAGGCTGATAGCCCTTTTCTTGCAATAAACGGTAGATAGCAACCGAAGTCGCTAGAATGGCTGGTTGCGTATAGCGGGTCTGATTGAGTTTGTCTTCTTCCGTATCGATGAGATAACGTAAATCATAACCGAGCACCTGACTCGCTCGATCAATCGTTTCTTTGACAATCGGATACTGATCATAGAAATCCCGTCCCATCCCTAGATACTGGGCACCTTGACCAGCAAATAAAAAGGCTGTTTTAGTCATTTCTTACAACTCCTGCCCAGCGAGAGGCTTCTTCTTGAATTTTCTTAGCGGCTCCGTAATACAAATCTTTTAGGATTTCTTCAGCTGTTTCTTCTTTAGAAACAAGCCCTGCGATTTGACCTGCCATGACAGAGCCACCATCCACATCACCGTGAACAACTGCTTTGGCTAGGGCACCTGCTCCCATTTGTTCAAAGATTTCTAAATCAGGATCTTCCTGCTTAAAGGCATCTTTTTCAGCCAGTTCAAAATCTCTAGTCAACTGATTTTTAATAGCACGAACAGCATGACCAAAGTGCTGAGCTGAAATCGTAGTATCAATATCCCTTGCTTTTAAAATTTTCTCCTTGTAGTTTGGATGGGCATTCGACTCTTTTGCAACTACAAACCGTGTCCCCACCTGTACAGCCTCTGCACCTAGCATAAAGCCAGCCGCAGCACCTTCACCATCCGCAATTCCTCCTGCAGCAATAACAGGAATAGATATAGCTGTGGCTACCTGTCGCACCAAGGTCATGGTTGTTAATTTACCGATATGCCCCCCAGCTTCCATTCCTTCTGCAATAACAGCGTCTGCACCGATTTTTTCCATGCGTTTAGCTAAAGCGACACTAGGAACAACAGGAATAACGATTATCCCAGCTTCATGGAAACGTTCCATATACTTGCTTGGATTTCCTGCTCCTGTTGTGACAACTTTAACACCTTCTTCAATAACGAGATCCACGATATCTTCCACAAAGGGAGATAAGAGCATGATGTTGACCCCAAAGGGTTTATCAGTCAATGATTTGATTTTATCAATATTGGCCTTGACAACTTCTTTCGGGGCATTTCCCCCACCGATAATTCCTAATCCTCCAGCCTTGGAAACAGCCCCTGCCAAATCACCATCAGCAACCCAGGCCATCCCTCCTTGGAAAATAGGATAGTCAATCTTCAATAATTCTGTAATACGCGTTTTCATAGTGCCTCCAACCTTCCTTGCTTACGTAATAGTTCGATTTCACCATAATTTGACAGTCAAACTATTACCTAAACAAGAGGGAGTGGGTTTCTCCCTACTCCTTCTACTAATATTCTGCTTATTTTGCTTGCTCTTCAACGTAAGCAACCAAGTCACCAACTGTTTTCAAGTCATTTTCTGCTTCGATTTGGATATCAAAAGCATCTTCGATTTCTGAGATTACTTGGAACAAGTCCAATGAATCTGCGTCCAAATCATCAAAAGTTGATTCAAGTGTTACTTCTGATGCGTCTTTTCCAAGTTCTTCAACGATAATTTCTTGTACTTTTTCAAATACTGCCATGATAGGACTCCTTTAAAATAAATAGTTTTTTTATAACAATGTGTTCACCACATGATTACCTAAATTGTAAGAATGAGCGTGCCCCAGGTCAAGCCTCCACCGAAGCCTGATAGAAGAACAGTCTGGCTACCATCTAAAGGGATGAGACCTTGTTCTACACACTCTGAAAGTAAAATCGGGATACTGGCTGCACTGGTATTGCCATATTCCATCATATTGGCTGGAAGTTTGGCTCGGTCAACACCAATTTTTCTAGCCATCTTATCCAAAATACGGTCATTGGCTTGATGAAGTAGCAGATAATCCAAGTCTGTCACCTCTATAGGAGATTCATCAATAGTCTGCTTGATAGACTTGGCTACATCTCGAATGGCAAAATCAAAGACTGTGCGTCCATCCATCTTCAAAAACGAATCTGCACTTTCTTGATCTGAAAATGGAGAATGCAAACCTGA encodes:
- the fabZ gene encoding 3-hydroxyacyl-ACP dehydratase FabZ translates to MIDIQGIKEALPHRYPMLLVDRVLEVSEDTIVAIKNVTINEPFFNGHFPQYPVMPGVLIMEALAQTAGVLELSKPENKGKLVFYAGMDKVKFKKQVVPGDQLVMTATFVKRRGTIAVVEAKAEVDGKLAASGILTFAIGN
- the accB gene encoding acetyl-CoA carboxylase biotin carboxyl carrier protein → MNLNDIKDLMTQFDQSSLREFSYKNGTDELQFSKNEARPVPEVATQVAPAPVLATPSPVAPTSAPAETVAEEVPAPAEASVASEGNLVESPLVGVVYLAAGPDKPAFVTVGDSVKKGQTLVIIEAMKVMNEIPAPKDGVVTEILVSNEEMVEFGKGLVRIK
- the fabF gene encoding beta-ketoacyl-ACP synthase II, which produces MKLNRVVVTGYGVTSPIGNTPEEFWNSLATGKIGIGGITKFDHSDFDVHNAAEIQDFPFDKYFVKKDTNRFDNYSLYALYAAQEAVNHANLDVEALNRDRFGVIVASGIGGIKEIEDQVLRLHEKGPKRVKPMTLPKALPNMASGNVAMRFGANGVCKSINTACSSSNDAIGDAFRSIKFGFQDVMLVGGTEASITPFAIAGFQALTALSTTEDPTRASIPFDKDRNGFVMGEGSGMLVLESLEHAEKRGATILAEVVGYGNTCDAYHMTSPHPEGQGAIKAIKLALEEAEISPEQVAYVNAHGTSTPANEKGESGAIVAVLGKEVPVSSTKSFTGHLLGAAGAVEAIVTIEAMRHNFVPMTAGTSEVSDYIEANVVYGQGLEKEIPYAISNTFGFGGHNAVLAFKRWENR
- the fabG gene encoding 3-oxoacyl-[acyl-carrier-protein] reductase, yielding MKLEHKNIFITGSSRGIGLAIAHKFAQAGANIVLNSRGAISEELLAEFSNYGIKVVPISGDVSDFADAKRMIDQAIAELGSVDVLVNNAGITQDTLMLKMTEADFEKVLKVNLTGAFNMTQSVLKPMMKAREGAIINMSSVVGLMGNIGQANYAASKAGLIGFTKSVAREVASRNIRVNVIAPGMIESDMTAILSDKIKEATLAQIPMKEFGQAEQVADLTVFLAGQDYLTGQVVAIDGGLSM
- the fabD gene encoding ACP S-malonyltransferase, encoding MTKTAFLFAGQGAQYLGMGRDFYDQYPIVKETIDRASQVLGYDLRYLIDTEEDKLNQTRYTQPAILATSVAIYRLLQEKGYQPDMVAGLSLGEYSALVASGALDFEDAVALVAKRGAYMEEAAPADSGKMVAVLNTPVEVIEEACQKASELGVVTPANYNTPAQIVIAGEVVAVDRAVELLQEAGAKRLIPLKVSGPFHTALLEPASQKLAETLAQVSFSDFTCPLVGNTEAAVMQKEDIAQLLTRQVKEPVRFYESIGVMQEAGISNFIEIGPGKVLSGFVKKIDQTAHLAHVEDQASLVALLEK
- the fabK gene encoding enoyl-[acyl-carrier-protein] reductase FabK — its product is MKTRITELLKIDYPIFQGGMAWVADGDLAGAVSKAGGLGIIGGGNAPKEVVKANIDKIKSLTDKPFGVNIMLLSPFVEDIVDLVIEEGVKVVTTGAGNPSKYMERFHEAGIIVIPVVPSVALAKRMEKIGADAVIAEGMEAGGHIGKLTTMTLVRQVATAISIPVIAAGGIADGEGAAAGFMLGAEAVQVGTRFVVAKESNAHPNYKEKILKARDIDTTISAQHFGHAVRAIKNQLTRDFELAEKDAFKQEDPDLEIFEQMGAGALAKAVVHGDVDGGSVMAGQIAGLVSKEETAEEILKDLYYGAAKKIQEEASRWAGVVRND
- a CDS encoding acyl carrier protein, with amino-acid sequence MAVFEKVQEIIVEELGKDASEVTLESTFDDLDADSLDLFQVISEIEDAFDIQIEAENDLKTVGDLVAYVEEQAK